A genomic window from Chitinophaga pollutisoli includes:
- a CDS encoding DUF5071 domain-containing protein, protein MHPAFVPAHKSDDKAIELLRKTEWTVARPYAMALMEWLEDINSPHFNPIYNYLMPHVHELSAEFCAIFATDEDIWKTNCIYLLEKSRVPLTDPQIGAMLLRMAGNPTPGEICHDTAQAARELAEEWRLL, encoded by the coding sequence ATGCACCCTGCTTTCGTACCTGCACACAAAAGCGACGATAAGGCGATCGAGTTGCTCCGCAAAACGGAGTGGACCGTAGCAAGACCTTATGCCATGGCGCTGATGGAGTGGCTGGAAGATATCAATAGCCCGCATTTCAACCCCATTTACAATTACCTCATGCCGCACGTCCATGAGCTGAGCGCGGAATTTTGCGCCATTTTCGCCACGGACGAAGACATCTGGAAAACCAACTGCATTTATTTGCTCGAAAAATCCCGCGTTCCCCTCACCGATCCGCAAATCGGGGCGATGCTCCTCCGGATGGCGGGCAACCCGACACCCGGAGAGATCTGCCACGACACGGCGCAGGCCGCGCGCGAATTGGCGGAGGAATGGCGGCTCCTGTAG
- a CDS encoding ionic transporter y4hA, which translates to MPYNHILARKWNIRLPLWTLISPVIGAFFLAFAGDNISGWMAALLGVSLISVVLSAVHHAEVVAHKVGEPYGTLILALAITVIEVSLIVSMMLSKQGEGSSTLARDTVFAAIMLINTGIIGICLLWGSYIHKEQIYIKQGVSAALVTLTAISVLTLVLPNYTTSAAGPVYSESQLIFVAIISLVLYGGFVSVQTVRHRDYFLPEENEGDYHAAPPSGLTTAISLFTLVLALAIVVLLSKKLSPTIEGIVTDLGAPKSLVGVIIAAVILLPEGLAAIRAARKNRLQTSLNLALGSALASIGLTIPAVALVSIIAGFDVTLGIDTKGTLLMLLSLFTISISFNAGRTNIQQGVVLLVILATYLFTTIVP; encoded by the coding sequence ATGCCATATAATCACATTCTTGCCCGCAAATGGAACATCAGGCTCCCGTTATGGACGCTCATCAGCCCCGTAATCGGCGCCTTTTTCCTCGCATTCGCCGGCGACAACATCAGCGGATGGATGGCCGCGCTCCTGGGCGTTTCGCTCATCAGCGTCGTGCTCTCCGCCGTGCATCATGCCGAAGTAGTCGCACACAAAGTCGGCGAGCCCTATGGAACCCTCATCCTGGCGCTCGCCATCACCGTCATCGAAGTTTCCCTCATCGTGTCCATGATGCTGTCCAAACAAGGCGAAGGCTCTTCCACCCTCGCCCGCGATACGGTCTTCGCCGCCATCATGCTTATCAACACAGGGATTATCGGGATTTGCCTGCTCTGGGGCAGCTATATCCACAAAGAACAGATCTACATCAAACAAGGCGTATCCGCCGCCCTCGTTACCCTCACCGCCATTTCCGTGCTCACGCTCGTGCTGCCCAATTACACCACCAGCGCCGCCGGTCCCGTGTATTCCGAAAGCCAGCTCATCTTCGTAGCCATCATCTCCCTCGTCCTGTACGGGGGATTCGTTTCTGTACAAACGGTCCGCCACCGCGACTACTTCCTCCCGGAAGAAAACGAAGGCGACTACCACGCCGCGCCGCCCTCGGGGCTTACCACGGCCATCAGCCTGTTCACACTCGTGCTGGCGCTGGCTATCGTGGTCCTGCTATCGAAAAAGCTGTCGCCCACCATCGAAGGCATTGTTACCGACCTGGGCGCGCCAAAATCGCTGGTAGGCGTTATCATCGCCGCCGTGATCCTGTTGCCTGAAGGCCTCGCCGCCATCCGCGCCGCGCGGAAAAACCGCCTGCAAACGAGCCTCAACCTCGCGCTGGGCTCCGCTCTCGCTTCTATCGGCCTTACCATCCCGGCCGTGGCCCTGGTTTCTATCATCGCGGGGTTTGATGTGACGTTGGGAATTGATACGAAAGGTACCTTGCTCATGCTCCTGTCGTTATTCACGATCAGTATTTCCTTCAATGCAGGGCGCACCAATATCCAGCAAGGCGTTGTGCTGCTGGTAATTTTGGCTACTTATCTGTTTACGACCATCGTGCCGTAA
- a CDS encoding DUF4142 domain-containing protein: protein MKRWMVYIVPLALGFAACNNAGTQNNSDTTLPSDTGVTDDMARDANRDILPSDSLRDDAKNLVKAAEDGLFEVRLSTDAQGKANAASVKTLAKHMQTAHEKVNKELVELANQKSIILPTAISDGQSKDIGNIMEKSGKDFDKAFVDKLESAHKDAIDLFEKGADKSEDPDIKAFFAKHLPELRSHLDMVKKEKDKLK, encoded by the coding sequence ATGAAAAGATGGATGGTATACATTGTACCCCTGGCACTGGGATTTGCCGCCTGTAACAACGCCGGCACCCAAAACAACAGCGACACGACCCTGCCCTCCGACACGGGCGTAACCGACGACATGGCCCGCGACGCCAACCGCGACATCCTGCCCTCCGACTCCCTGCGCGACGACGCTAAAAACCTCGTCAAAGCTGCGGAAGACGGACTGTTTGAAGTAAGGCTTTCCACCGACGCGCAAGGCAAAGCCAACGCCGCCTCCGTGAAAACCCTGGCCAAACACATGCAAACCGCGCATGAAAAAGTGAATAAGGAACTGGTGGAACTCGCCAATCAGAAATCCATCATCCTGCCGACAGCCATCAGCGACGGTCAATCAAAAGACATCGGCAATATCATGGAAAAGAGCGGTAAAGATTTTGATAAAGCTTTTGTAGACAAGCTCGAATCGGCACATAAAGACGCAATCGACTTATTCGAAAAAGGAGCAGACAAATCAGAAGACCCGGATATCAAGGCGTTTTTCGCGAAACATTTGCCCGAGCTTCGTTCTCATCTCGACATGGTGAAGAAAGAAAAGGACAAGTTGAAGTAA
- a CDS encoding prolyl oligopeptidase family serine peptidase gives MKRFLLSLLMICPLLASAQSEGFEARWFTRNGETLPYRLLPPAGYNAGTAYPLIIFMHGIGERGNDNEKQLLHGSSLFLNDSLRQQYPAFVIFPQCADNSTWAPMMVRQDSSGERSFQFPASLPPTAPSRLLYQLIDSLMASGSVDTKRLYVGGMSMGGMGTFDMLSRFPTRFAAAFPICGAGNEKLAKRYAKNTAVWIFHGAEDKVVPPTSSRKFYENLKDRGADVKYTEYPGVGHNSWDNAFAEPELFPWLFSHQLQ, from the coding sequence ATGAAACGGTTTTTATTATCCTTGCTGATGATTTGTCCCTTATTGGCCTCCGCGCAGTCAGAAGGTTTCGAAGCCCGCTGGTTCACCCGCAACGGCGAAACCCTGCCATACCGCCTACTCCCGCCCGCAGGGTACAACGCAGGCACGGCATATCCCCTTATTATATTTATGCACGGCATCGGCGAGCGTGGTAACGATAATGAAAAGCAACTCCTCCACGGCAGCTCTCTTTTCCTCAACGACTCCCTCCGCCAGCAATACCCCGCATTCGTCATCTTCCCCCAGTGCGCAGACAATTCCACCTGGGCGCCCATGATGGTGCGGCAAGACTCCTCCGGCGAACGCTCCTTCCAATTCCCTGCGTCATTGCCACCCACCGCACCATCGCGCCTCCTCTACCAGCTGATCGACAGCCTCATGGCCTCCGGCAGCGTGGACACAAAGCGCCTCTATGTCGGCGGCATGTCCATGGGCGGGATGGGTACATTTGATATGCTTTCCCGCTTCCCCACGCGCTTCGCCGCCGCGTTCCCCATCTGCGGAGCCGGTAACGAAAAGCTCGCGAAACGATACGCCAAAAACACCGCCGTCTGGATCTTCCACGGCGCGGAAGATAAGGTGGTACCGCCTACATCCAGCCGGAAATTCTACGAAAACCTGAAAGACAGGGGCGCCGACGTCAAATACACCGAGTACCCCGGCGTGGGCCACAACAGCTGGGACAACGCCTTCGCCGAGCCGGAACTCTTCCCCTGGTTGTTCTCGCACCAGCTGCAATAG
- the hemL gene encoding glutamate-1-semialdehyde 2,1-aminomutase: protein MFTKSQALFEKAGKVIPGGVNSPVRAFRSVGGTPVFMQHAKGAYMYDVDGNRYVDYINSWGPMILGHAYEPVVKAIQEYATYSTSFGAPTELEVTVAELIISMVPNIEMVRMVNSGTEACMSALRLARGYTGRNKVIKFEGNYHGHADSFLVSAGSGVATLGIQSVPGVTASVAEDTLSVPYNNLPAVEQLVAEHPDQIAAIIVEPVAGNMGCILPQPGFLEGLRDICDKNGIVFIMDEVMTGFRLAKGGAQELFNIKADLVTFGKIIGGGMPVGAFAGKREIMEHIAPAGKVYQAGTLSGNPIAMIAGYTLLKALNDHPNFYTQLEEKTNALVAGLRSALGAAGVVHQVNHIGSMMSVHFAEYPIVDFTSASGANNELFRRFFHAMLERGVYLPPSAFESWFISHALGQEDIDFTVEAAKASMQAIKA, encoded by the coding sequence ATGTTTACAAAGAGCCAAGCATTATTCGAAAAGGCCGGCAAAGTGATTCCCGGCGGCGTGAACTCGCCCGTGCGGGCATTCCGCAGCGTGGGCGGCACGCCCGTGTTCATGCAGCACGCGAAAGGCGCGTATATGTACGACGTGGACGGCAACCGGTACGTGGATTACATCAACTCCTGGGGCCCCATGATCCTGGGGCACGCATATGAGCCCGTGGTGAAAGCCATCCAGGAATATGCGACTTATAGCACGTCGTTCGGCGCGCCTACCGAGCTGGAAGTGACGGTGGCCGAGCTGATCATCAGCATGGTGCCCAACATCGAAATGGTGCGAATGGTGAACTCCGGTACCGAAGCCTGCATGAGCGCACTGCGCCTGGCGCGCGGGTATACCGGGAGGAATAAAGTCATTAAGTTCGAAGGGAACTACCACGGCCATGCGGACTCCTTCCTGGTAAGCGCGGGCAGCGGCGTGGCGACGCTCGGCATACAATCCGTTCCCGGCGTTACGGCGTCCGTGGCGGAAGATACGCTCAGCGTACCTTATAATAACCTGCCTGCGGTGGAGCAGCTGGTAGCGGAGCATCCTGACCAGATCGCTGCCATCATCGTGGAGCCTGTTGCGGGCAACATGGGCTGCATCCTGCCCCAGCCGGGCTTCCTCGAAGGCTTACGCGACATCTGCGATAAAAACGGCATCGTGTTCATCATGGACGAGGTGATGACCGGTTTCCGGCTCGCCAAAGGCGGCGCACAGGAGCTGTTCAACATCAAGGCCGACCTCGTTACTTTCGGTAAGATCATCGGCGGCGGTATGCCGGTAGGTGCTTTCGCGGGCAAGCGCGAGATCATGGAGCATATTGCACCGGCGGGTAAAGTGTACCAGGCGGGCACGCTCAGCGGCAATCCCATTGCGATGATCGCGGGGTATACGTTGCTGAAGGCGCTCAACGACCATCCGAATTTCTACACCCAGCTGGAAGAGAAAACCAATGCGCTGGTGGCCGGATTACGTTCCGCACTGGGCGCAGCTGGCGTCGTTCACCAGGTGAACCATATCGGTTCGATGATGAGCGTTCACTTCGCGGAATACCCGATCGTGGATTTCACATCGGCTTCGGGCGCCAACAACGAATTGTTCCGCCGTTTTTTCCACGCGATGCTGGAAAGGGGCGTGTACCTGCCGCCATCCGCGTTCGAGAGCTGGTTTATTTCCCATGCGCTCGGCCAGGAAGACATCGACTTCACCGTGGAAGCCGCCAAAGCGTCCATGCAGGCGATCAAAGCATAA
- the hemB gene encoding porphobilinogen synthase produces MIRRNRILRTSPAIRAMVAETILTPADFIAPLFVVEGKGVKEEISSMPGYFRYSLDGTVQEAKELWAMGIRSVLLFIKCADELKDNKGTEAVNPDGLMQRAIKAVKEAVPGMVVMTDVALDPYSSYGHDGIVENEEIVNDATVEVLARMSLSHAEAGADFVAPSDMMDGRILAIRDILEENNFTKTGIMAYSAKYASCFYGPFRDALDSAPGFGDKKTYQMDYANAREALRETLMDVDEGADIVMVKPAMAYLDIIRLIKDSVTVPVSAYHVSGEYAMIKAAAKMGWINEEKAIIESLTSIKRAGADLIATYFAKDAVRLLNQ; encoded by the coding sequence ATGATCAGAAGAAACAGAATATTGCGCACCTCTCCCGCCATCCGTGCGATGGTAGCGGAAACCATCCTCACCCCAGCCGATTTCATCGCGCCGCTCTTCGTTGTGGAAGGGAAAGGCGTGAAGGAAGAGATTTCCTCCATGCCCGGTTACTTCCGTTATTCGCTTGACGGCACCGTGCAGGAAGCGAAGGAATTGTGGGCGATGGGCATCCGGAGCGTGTTGCTGTTCATTAAATGTGCGGACGAATTGAAAGACAACAAAGGCACCGAAGCCGTGAACCCCGACGGGCTCATGCAGCGCGCCATCAAGGCCGTGAAGGAAGCCGTTCCGGGTATGGTGGTGATGACGGACGTGGCCCTGGATCCGTATTCCAGCTACGGGCACGACGGTATCGTGGAGAATGAAGAGATCGTGAACGACGCCACGGTGGAAGTGCTGGCGCGCATGAGCCTCAGTCACGCCGAGGCCGGCGCGGACTTTGTGGCGCCCAGCGATATGATGGATGGGCGCATCCTCGCCATCCGCGACATCCTCGAAGAAAACAACTTTACCAAAACCGGGATCATGGCCTACAGCGCCAAATACGCCAGCTGCTTTTACGGTCCGTTCCGCGACGCGCTGGATTCCGCACCCGGTTTCGGCGATAAAAAAACCTACCAGATGGATTACGCCAACGCCCGCGAAGCCCTCCGCGAAACGCTGATGGACGTAGACGAAGGCGCAGATATCGTGATGGTGAAGCCCGCCATGGCTTACCTGGATATCATCCGTCTGATCAAAGACAGCGTAACCGTTCCCGTGAGCGCCTACCATGTATCCGGCGAATACGCCATGATCAAGGCAGCGGCGAAAATGGGATGGATCAACGAAGAGAAGGCCATCATCGAAAGCCTCACCAGCATCAAACGTGCCGGGGCGGACCTGATCGCCACGTATTTCGCGAAAGACGCGGTACGCCTGTTAAACCAATAA
- the hemF gene encoding oxygen-dependent coproporphyrinogen oxidase, whose product MSIKDRFVPFIHQLQNDICAALELADGKAKFREDRWTRPEGGGGITRVISGGKVFQKGGVNTSVVSGKLPPVMAQQFKVADNSNFLAAGLSLVIHPENPYVPTVHANWRYFELYGEDGQIQDSWFGGGSDLTPYYIHEEDGIHFHRTFKDACGAYYEQYKRQCDEYFVNKHRNNEARGIGGVFYDYLRPSAERTAEDLLQFQFSNGNAFLQAYLPIVERRKELPYGEAQVEWQEYRRGRYVEFNLIHDRGTLFGLKTNGRIESILMSLPSRARWEYDYHPAEGSPEAELLEFLKPREWVKP is encoded by the coding sequence ATGTCCATAAAAGACCGTTTCGTTCCCTTCATCCACCAGCTGCAAAACGACATCTGCGCCGCACTGGAGCTGGCCGATGGGAAAGCGAAGTTCCGCGAAGACCGCTGGACGCGCCCCGAAGGCGGCGGAGGCATTACCCGCGTGATTTCCGGCGGTAAGGTGTTCCAGAAAGGAGGCGTCAACACCTCCGTGGTGAGCGGGAAACTGCCGCCCGTGATGGCGCAGCAGTTTAAAGTGGCTGACAACAGCAACTTCCTGGCGGCGGGGCTTTCCCTCGTCATCCACCCCGAAAACCCTTACGTACCTACGGTGCATGCCAACTGGCGGTACTTTGAGCTGTACGGGGAAGATGGGCAGATACAGGACAGCTGGTTCGGCGGCGGATCGGATCTTACCCCGTATTACATCCATGAAGAAGACGGCATTCATTTTCACCGTACCTTCAAAGACGCCTGCGGGGCTTATTACGAGCAATACAAGCGCCAGTGCGACGAGTACTTCGTCAACAAGCACCGGAACAACGAAGCCCGTGGTATCGGCGGCGTATTTTACGATTATTTGCGTCCTTCTGCGGAACGTACCGCGGAGGACCTGCTGCAGTTCCAGTTCTCCAACGGTAATGCTTTCCTGCAAGCTTATTTGCCTATAGTGGAGCGGCGGAAAGAGCTGCCTTACGGCGAAGCGCAGGTGGAGTGGCAGGAATACCGCAGGGGCCGTTATGTGGAATTCAACCTGATCCACGACCGCGGCACACTGTTCGGGCTGAAGACAAACGGGCGCATCGAGTCGATACTTATGAGCCTTCCTTCCCGCGCTCGCTGGGAATACGACTACCACCCGGCGGAAGGCAGTCCGGAAGCGGAACTGCTGGAATTCCTGAAGCCGCGCGAGTGGGTAAAACCGTAA
- the hemE gene encoding uroporphyrinogen decarboxylase, producing MNGLQNDLLLKALSGSPVPRPPVWMMRQAGRFLPDYIKLRDKYSFFERCQTPELATEITVMPVDQVGVDAAIIFSDILVVPQAMGMEVQLVEKVGPLLPQPIKSAADLGRIHIPDVNDSLSYVMDALRLTKQTLAGRVPLIGFAGAPWTLLCYMVQGKGSKTFDEAKAFCYTQPEVAHELLNRITETTIAYLKAQVEAGADVVQIFDSWGGLLSPEDFENFSLQYIRRIVAAMQGVAPVIVFAKGAWFALEEMAATGAQGLGLDWCIKPELARQFAGPGITLQGNFDPAQLMKPIPEIQKSVKKMIDAFGPQRYIANLGHGILPNIPVDHAKAFIEAVKNYA from the coding sequence ATGAACGGATTACAGAACGACCTGCTGCTGAAGGCCCTTTCGGGCAGCCCGGTACCCCGCCCCCCGGTATGGATGATGCGCCAGGCCGGCCGCTTTTTGCCTGACTATATCAAGCTCCGCGATAAATATTCTTTCTTCGAGCGTTGCCAGACGCCCGAACTGGCCACCGAAATCACCGTGATGCCGGTAGACCAGGTAGGGGTAGACGCCGCCATCATCTTCTCCGACATCCTCGTGGTGCCGCAGGCGATGGGCATGGAAGTGCAGCTCGTGGAGAAGGTGGGCCCCCTGCTCCCCCAACCCATCAAATCCGCCGCGGACCTTGGCCGCATTCATATCCCCGACGTGAACGACAGCCTTTCCTACGTGATGGACGCCCTGCGCCTCACGAAGCAAACGCTGGCCGGCCGCGTGCCCCTCATCGGCTTCGCCGGCGCCCCCTGGACGCTGCTTTGCTATATGGTGCAGGGCAAGGGCTCCAAGACGTTTGACGAAGCCAAAGCTTTCTGCTATACCCAACCCGAAGTAGCCCACGAGCTGCTGAACCGCATCACCGAAACCACCATCGCCTACCTGAAAGCGCAGGTGGAAGCGGGCGCCGACGTAGTGCAGATCTTCGACTCGTGGGGAGGCCTCCTCAGCCCGGAAGACTTCGAAAACTTCTCGCTGCAATACATCCGCCGGATCGTGGCCGCGATGCAGGGCGTAGCGCCCGTGATCGTGTTCGCCAAAGGCGCATGGTTCGCTCTCGAAGAAATGGCCGCCACCGGCGCGCAGGGCCTCGGCCTCGACTGGTGCATCAAGCCGGAACTGGCCCGCCAGTTTGCAGGGCCGGGCATCACTTTGCAGGGCAACTTCGATCCCGCGCAGCTCATGAAGCCGATCCCGGAGATCCAGAAATCCGTGAAGAAAATGATCGACGCATTCGGGCCGCAGCGGTACATCGCCAACCTGGGGCACGGCATCCTGCCAAACATCCCTGTGGACCACGCCAAAGCATTCATCGAAGCCGTTAAGAACTATGCATAA
- a CDS encoding uroporphyrinogen-III synthase, with the protein MPNSAKYSILSTKSLQESLRQAAAQHGIALVDQPFIDILPVRSPELSARLAEIALGGHVLVFTSPNTVKSVAGIWDYGAEQKIYCLGGATLEVIQAEIPGATILGTASSSLELAKQIVAEGNIGKVVFLCGNIRRNELPEHLLTHNIAVEELVVYQTVETPAELEERFDGVLFFSPSSVHSFFQRNLPDGGTVYFAIGETTGASVQAATGRQPVIGAEASVPALVQTAIEYFDNINNSNE; encoded by the coding sequence ATGCCCAACAGCGCTAAATACAGCATATTAAGCACGAAGTCGCTCCAGGAATCGCTGCGCCAGGCCGCCGCCCAACACGGCATTGCTCTGGTAGACCAGCCTTTCATTGACATCCTGCCCGTCCGTTCCCCGGAACTTTCCGCGCGGCTGGCGGAGATCGCACTCGGCGGCCATGTGCTTGTGTTTACCAGTCCGAATACGGTGAAGTCCGTTGCCGGGATCTGGGATTACGGCGCGGAACAAAAGATCTATTGCCTCGGCGGCGCCACCCTGGAAGTGATCCAGGCGGAGATTCCCGGCGCAACGATCCTCGGGACGGCCTCCAGCTCGCTGGAGCTGGCAAAGCAGATTGTGGCCGAAGGGAATATCGGGAAAGTAGTGTTCCTTTGCGGCAACATCCGCCGGAACGAACTGCCGGAGCACCTGCTGACGCACAACATCGCCGTAGAGGAACTTGTTGTATACCAGACCGTGGAAACGCCCGCGGAGCTGGAGGAACGGTTTGACGGGGTGCTGTTTTTCAGTCCCAGCAGCGTTCACAGCTTTTTCCAGCGGAACCTTCCGGACGGGGGGACCGTTTATTTCGCCATCGGCGAAACGACGGGCGCTTCCGTGCAGGCAGCCACCGGCAGGCAGCCGGTCATCGGTGCGGAAGCTTCGGTTCCCGCGCTGGTACAAACAGCCATCGAATATTTTGACAACATCAATAATAGCAACGAATGA
- the hemC gene encoding hydroxymethylbilane synthase, giving the protein MIRIGTRDSQLAMWQANLVKDLLTQNGHAVELVPIKSEGDIDLVTPLYEIGVQGIFTKTLDIALLAGKIDVAVHSFKDVPTQLPQGLVNAAILERGPVKDLLVHKGSTAFLDDPASAANIATSSIRRKAQWLRRYPNHQLHNLRGNVIKRLEKLASENWDAAIFAAAGLERINVRPATSLELDWMIPAPAQGAIVAACREDNTAVRDALAPLHHTDTAICTTEERGFLRTLLGGCTTPISAYAYISNGEMFFEGSLCSLDGTRSFLTTRRVAVSAAAGTGHDAALEILSQGGDAVIQEIRNAQQR; this is encoded by the coding sequence ATGATCCGAATAGGCACACGGGATAGCCAGCTCGCCATGTGGCAGGCTAACCTGGTGAAAGATTTATTGACGCAAAACGGCCACGCCGTGGAGCTGGTCCCCATTAAAAGCGAAGGCGACATCGACCTGGTGACGCCCCTTTACGAGATCGGCGTACAAGGCATTTTCACCAAAACCCTCGACATCGCGCTGCTCGCCGGCAAGATCGACGTAGCGGTGCATTCATTTAAAGACGTCCCCACCCAGCTCCCGCAGGGCCTCGTCAACGCCGCCATCCTGGAGCGCGGGCCGGTGAAAGACCTGCTCGTCCACAAAGGCAGCACCGCTTTCCTCGACGATCCCGCTTCCGCAGCCAATATCGCCACCAGCAGCATCCGCCGCAAAGCGCAATGGCTCCGCCGCTATCCCAACCATCAGCTCCACAACCTCCGCGGCAACGTCATCAAACGCCTGGAAAAGTTGGCTTCCGAAAACTGGGACGCCGCCATCTTCGCCGCAGCAGGGCTCGAGCGCATCAACGTTCGCCCGGCAACCTCCCTGGAACTCGACTGGATGATCCCGGCCCCCGCGCAAGGCGCCATTGTGGCCGCCTGCCGGGAAGACAATACGGCCGTACGCGATGCCCTCGCACCGCTGCACCATACCGACACCGCCATCTGCACGACTGAAGAGCGCGGCTTTTTGCGCACCCTCCTCGGCGGTTGCACCACGCCGATCAGCGCCTACGCCTACATCAGCAACGGCGAAATGTTCTTCGAAGGCAGCCTTTGCAGCCTCGACGGCACCCGCTCGTTCCTCACCACCCGCCGCGTCGCCGTTTCGGCCGCCGCCGGCACCGGGCACGACGCGGCGCTTGAAATCCTTTCCCAGGGCGGAGACGCCGTAATACAGGAAATCAGAAATGCCCAACAGCGCTAA
- the hemA gene encoding glutamyl-tRNA reductase, whose translation MTVFLHPEAFKKIMQVKQPKDISNFHIVGINYKKTDAAIRGLFAINQDQYQQLLLAAQAAGMHDLFVLSTCNRTEIYGFAPDPADLMRLLCGAANGNLQVFNSLAYVKSGEGAVRHLYQVGTGLDSQILGDYEIIGQIKGAAKFAKANGCVGTFLERLVNSVLQVSKLIKNETGLSSGTVSVAFAAVRLLESKVADIQQKNIVLLGVGKIGRNTCKNMMEYLGVRNITLINRTTAVAEDFAGKHGLRYAPYEQLDDSLRAADVILVATNASQPTILRKHMESTAGKLIVDLSIPFNVAADVRELPHVEVVNVDDLSKIQDETLARRLNEVPKAISIIEEHMEEFLYWYKMRKHAVVLKAVKEKLTEIHAREIKEQKNGAHYNLEDIEEVSSRIIQKMINLMAGKVRKETEKGDQYIAMISEIFETGANQD comes from the coding sequence ATGACAGTATTTTTGCACCCGGAAGCTTTTAAGAAAATCATGCAGGTCAAACAGCCTAAAGACATATCGAATTTTCATATCGTTGGGATCAACTATAAGAAAACTGACGCTGCGATCCGGGGACTATTTGCCATAAACCAGGACCAATATCAGCAACTTTTACTGGCAGCGCAAGCTGCCGGCATGCACGATTTATTCGTGCTCTCCACTTGCAACCGCACCGAAATTTATGGTTTCGCCCCCGATCCGGCCGATCTGATGCGGCTCCTGTGCGGCGCCGCCAACGGTAATTTGCAGGTGTTCAACAGCCTGGCGTATGTGAAGTCCGGCGAGGGCGCCGTCCGCCACCTGTACCAGGTAGGCACGGGGCTCGACAGCCAGATCCTCGGCGACTATGAGATCATCGGCCAGATAAAGGGCGCCGCCAAGTTCGCGAAAGCAAACGGGTGTGTGGGTACTTTCCTGGAAAGACTGGTGAACAGCGTGCTGCAGGTTTCCAAGCTCATCAAAAACGAAACCGGCCTCAGCTCCGGCACCGTATCGGTAGCATTCGCCGCCGTGAGGCTGCTGGAAAGCAAGGTGGCTGACATTCAACAGAAAAACATCGTATTGCTCGGTGTCGGCAAAATCGGCCGCAACACCTGCAAGAACATGATGGAATACCTGGGCGTGCGCAATATCACGCTCATCAACCGCACCACGGCCGTGGCGGAAGATTTCGCCGGCAAGCACGGGTTGCGGTATGCTCCTTACGAGCAGCTCGACGATTCCCTGCGCGCGGCCGACGTGATCCTGGTGGCGACCAACGCCTCCCAGCCCACGATCCTCCGCAAACATATGGAAAGCACCGCCGGCAAGCTGATCGTGGATCTCTCCATTCCCTTCAACGTTGCCGCGGACGTGCGCGAGCTTCCCCATGTGGAAGTCGTGAACGTCGACGATCTCAGCAAGATCCAGGACGAAACCCTCGCCCGCCGGCTCAACGAAGTTCCCAAAGCTATCTCCATCATCGAGGAACACATGGAAGAGTTCCTCTACTGGTATAAAATGCGCAAACATGCCGTAGTGCTCAAAGCGGTCAAGGAAAAACTCACCGAGATCCACGCCCGCGAAATCAAAGAGCAGAAAAACGGCGCTCATTATAACCTGGAAGACATCGAGGAAGTTTCTTCCCGCATCATCCAGAAAATGATTAACCTCATGGCCGGCAAAGTGCGCAAGGAAACTGAAAAAGGCGACCAATACATCGCGATGATCAGCGAAATTTTCGAGACCGGCGCAAATCAGGACTAA